The DNA window GCAGTCACAGAGGATCGGCAAGCCATCAATGGGAAATTTAGTGAAGAGCCAACCAAGTGAATTGCGCGTTGCAATTGCCGGGCTGGGGTCCATCGGAACGAAAGTAGCGGAGGCGCTCGACCGGGGAATAGACGGACTGACCCTCGCGGCCGTCTCGGTGCAAAACCCTGACAAGCACCAAAGCTGGCTCGGCAATTTAACGAGAGCGCCGGCCGTCTTGCCGATCGAAGCGCTCTGCGATGCCGCCGATATCGTCATCGAGTGCGCACCCAGCAAGCTCCTGAGATCGATCGTTGCTCCCTTTGTAGCAAGCGGAAAAACCGCGATCGTTCTGAGCGCAGGCGCGCTTCTCGATAACGAGGACCTGATCGAGCTTGCCAGGCAAAACGGCGGTCAGATCGTGGTGCCGACCGGTGCGCTGATCGGCCTCGACGCCGTGACCGCGGCAGCGGCCGGCACGATCCATTCGGTCCGGATGGTGACGCGAAAGCCGGTCGGGGGGCTAGCCGGCGCGCCTTATATCGCCGAAAACAACATCGACATCGAGCGAATTACCGAACCGCTCAGGATATTCGACGGTACCGCCCGGGAGGCGGCCAGAGGATTTCCGGCCAATCTGAACGTCGCCGTCGCACTGTCGCTCGCCGGGATCGGTCCCGACCGGACCAAGCTGGAGATTTGGGCCGATCCCACGGTGACGCGCAACATGCATCGGATCGAGGTGGAATCCGACTCCGCCCGCTTTTCGATGTCGATCGAGAATATCCCGTCGGAAAATCCGAAGACGGGCCGCATCACCGCGCTATCCGTCATTGCGTACCTTCGCAAGCAGCGTGCGCCGCTTCGCGTCGGGACCTGAACGGTCGTCCCGGAAAAATTCGATCGCCTCGGCGCCCGGTGCGATGATGCAACCGCAGCCGGCGGGGCACGTTGGCGGACTGCTCAGGTATAAAGCAGCAGGCAGCTGATTTCCGTGCTTTTATTCGCGCTTCGGATTTGCCATGCTTCAGAAGGCCGCGACCAGGGTCCATGATGGGAGTTACGAATGTTGTATTCAAAGTTAGCGCGCTTCTCGACGATCGCCGGAGCGGCGATGGTCGCTGTCGTTTGCTGGGGCGCGTCCGGATCATTGGCCGTAGCTGACGACGTCGTGCGCTTCGGCGCGCCGCTGCCGCTGACGGGACCGTTGGCGCCGGAGGGAATCAAGCAGCAACAGGGCTACGACCTCTGGGCCGAGCAGGCCAACAAGGCGGGCGGAATTTCGGTCGGCGGCAAAAAGTACAAGGTCGAGATGGTCTATGCCGATTACCAATCCAACACCCCGCGCGCGGTACAGACCACCGAGCAGATGATCACCCAGGACAACATCAACTTCCTCTTTGGGGCGTTCGGCTCCGGCGCCGCGAAGGCGGCGAGCACGGTCTCGGAAAAATACAAGGTGCCTACGATTGCCGCCGCGGCATCCTCATCGCAGGTCTACGACCAGGGCTATAAATACCTGTTTGGTACATTTACGCCGAACGACACCCTGACGACGCCGTTGACCCAGATGATCAAATCGCAGGCCCCGGATGTGAAAAAGGTAGCGATTTTGGCGCGCAACGATTTGTTTCCGCTGGCGATCGCCCAGGAAATGGAGAAATCGGCCAAGGCGAACGGCTTTGAGGTGGTCTATTTCGAGAAGTATGCGATCGGCACGCTCGATCACTCG is part of the Bradyrhizobium erythrophlei genome and encodes:
- a CDS encoding ABC transporter substrate-binding protein — its product is MVAVVCWGASGSLAVADDVVRFGAPLPLTGPLAPEGIKQQQGYDLWAEQANKAGGISVGGKKYKVEMVYADYQSNTPRAVQTTEQMITQDNINFLFGAFGSGAAKAASTVSEKYKVPTIAAAASSSQVYDQGYKYLFGTFTPNDTLTTPLTQMIKSQAPDVKKVAILARNDLFPLAIAQEMEKSAKANGFEVVYFEKYAIGTLDHSATLSQMKSLAPQWIFVTGYINDLLLVRKQMVDQQMKAPVVTMIAGPAYQDFIESAGQSAENITSASWWHPAEEYAGKDIFGSTSNFVKLFKDKYKSEPDYGQASAALCGALFQIAIERAGSLDREKVRDELAKMDIVTFFGPVKFGPNGQINSLEPPVFQIQGAKPIVLFPQAIKQGELKLGVN
- a CDS encoding aspartate dehydrogenase translates to MGNLVKSQPSELRVAIAGLGSIGTKVAEALDRGIDGLTLAAVSVQNPDKHQSWLGNLTRAPAVLPIEALCDAADIVIECAPSKLLRSIVAPFVASGKTAIVLSAGALLDNEDLIELARQNGGQIVVPTGALIGLDAVTAAAAGTIHSVRMVTRKPVGGLAGAPYIAENNIDIERITEPLRIFDGTAREAARGFPANLNVAVALSLAGIGPDRTKLEIWADPTVTRNMHRIEVESDSARFSMSIENIPSENPKTGRITALSVIAYLRKQRAPLRVGT